The region GATGCCGTCTAGTTTATGGAAGCGCACGTTGACGGCCTTGCGCAGCCGCGGCGATGCCTTGGACACCGTCTTGAACAGAATTCGCGAAGCTGCCGCCAGACGCGCCATCACACCGGATTCCACGATTTCGTTCCGGTTGCGAACAACCTCGTAAATCGCGGTAAAACGGGCATCATCGTCGGTCAGAGGCCCCGGCACCATGCGGTGCGAGTCGAAGACTTGCGACAAAATTGCGCTGGCCTGGGCTTCCGGCAGAGCGGTAATCTGCACCGACGACTGGTCAATACAAGCCGACTCCAACGTCGTATCCTGACCGCTCGCGGCAACGTCCAAAAGTGCCTGGCCGCCCATCGTGCGCAGGTAATCCAGCTCACGGGCGCGATCAATGTCGCCATTCGGCAAGTCCGCGAGTGCCGCCAAGGCACCCAACCAAGGCACTCGACGACGCCCCGGCACCGCTTCCTTCTGGCTGAAATCGCCGAGTACGAGACCGGAGGCAATCAACATGCCCGGCTGGTCACCCAGCGCAATCGCAGAACGATTCAGCGCCGCCAGACCCGCACGCGGGCTGGCGCACAGAATCCGTCCCAGCACTGGAGCGGCCAACAGTGGATTAGCCTGGGCCATAGTCGTCGCGCGGCCGAGACGCTGCGTCGCAAAGAGGGTCCACAGTCGAGCCAGCTGATCCTGGTTGAGTTCGCCCCACTGCTGGCGGGCCAGGGACACTGGGTCCGAGGCAGAGTCGTCGGAAAACGAAACGACCTCACCATCATCGCCATGGTGGAGGACAGTCGAGCCCTCCGCCGGCCACTGCGGGTGACGGTCCTTCTCCACGCCTAGGGTGACCTGGGCAACGAAGGGGCCGAAACCGCGCAGGTCTTCGGGCAGTTCGCACTCGCCCTCGACGACCTCGACTGCGGCAGGCTCGCGCCACGGGGCGCCAGCGGCCCACAACCACAGGGTCATCGGCAGGTGCGCAACCTCGCAGGAGACATCAATTTCGATGATGTCCGGGGCCTCTTCGTTGAAGGCCACAGAGCGGATGACGTCGCGCGATCCCGCCTCGACCAGGGGGACGGAGAGGCGCTTGCGACCGGTCACACGGGTCCAGTCCAGGCTCACTCGCAGCGCCTTCAGTAGCGATACGCGATCGGCGAACTGCCCCAGCTCTGCGTAGCCGGTATCGCCGCTGCGCACCAGCGGCACTCGGCAGATGTCGCGCTCACCGCTGGAAACGGCTATGTGTGCGTGGCGGAGCTCGCCCGGAGCGCTAACGACGATCCTGCCGAAGGCATCGATGCGGCGCGGGCGCGTAACTAGCGTGGTGGTGCGGCGGGCGACGGTTTCGTCGGCAAGCGGAACCTCAAACTGCAGCACGCCCGGGGTGACCTGCAGGGACAGCCAAGCGCCCTCTTCAGTCGACAGGTCGACCGTGCCGGTGACGTCATCTGCTCCAAGACGGACGATGACTGGCGCTGCGGCCAGTGGCTTCTCGCCTGAGTTCACGCGAATCTCGGCGGGGCTGAGGCCGTCCTCGGTCGGGATGCGGAAACCGTCGCCGCCACCGCGGTAGGTCACGGTCAACTCCGCCTGCTCGGCAATCGCAAAGTGCTTTTGGAAGCTACGTCCGCGCGGGTTGACGAGGCGGACGACGAACTCGCCAAGCCAGGGGTAATCGTCGTCGGTCAGAATCTCGACCTCGCCACCGGCGGCGGGAACATCGAGATCGTAGACCATGACGGACTCGGTGGAGAACACACCGTAGCCGGCGAACTCGGTCACGATTGCACGCCAGGACTCGTCCTTGCCAGAGAGGGTCGGAGGGAACACTGCGACCGGGCCACCATTGTGCACGGGCGTACCGAAGCTGGTCACGGCACCGTCGAGGCGGGCGTGCGGCATGGTCATGCGCGGTTGGCGCTGCGGAGAGGCCGAGCGCACCTCGCCCGCCTGGCCCGCGCGGCGCACCTGCACTGCGTATACGTCACTAAGGTCAATCTCCACGACTTGCCAAAGATCCCAGCTAAACGAACGCGGATCAGAGAAGGTCGGAACCTCCCTGCCGGTAACCGGATCCACGAGCTTTGCGTCCACCGGGTAGACGACCGTCGCCGAACCGGAGTGAACCGAGACCTTGTCCGTGACCGACTGCCCGTCGGCGCCGAAGATCAAAATGGGGTCCTCGGTGCTAATGGCGGGCACCTTCCAGTGCTTTTCCTCGCCCAACTCCACGAGTACATCGCGAACCGGCTCGTCGATAGTGACGATCGGACGCGGCTGGGAATCCTCGAGCCCCACCACGGGCGTCGTCGCCACCGTGCCGCCGTAGGTCACGCGCCAGCTGCGCCCAGCAGCCTCCGCGGGCTTCGGCAGCTGCACCGCCACCGACTGCGTCGACTCGTCGAAGTAGAGCTGCGGGCGACCGGTCGTGGCCACGACTCCCACCGCTTCGCGGCGATCCGCCGTACCTACGGGGCGCAGTCGCAGCTCCTCGCGCGCCCCGCTGACGAGAATGGGCGGCAGGCCCGCGTCGAGCTGCCCCAGCTCCTCCCGGGCCTCCCAGTTCGCTGGGTCAGCAGCCGTAGCGATGGAATACCCGAGGGTCGCCTTGAAAAGCTTCAACGCCTGCCTCGGAGCCGTCCGGGTCAGCTGGCGCAGCGCCAGCGGATTTTCACCATCCTCGGACTCTGCGACCTCCGCGACGAAATCGTTGAGCTTGTCATGGACCTTCAGAAGCGCCTGCACGAGGTCATTCGACGTCGGCTCCGCCATTTCCGCAACGCCGGCCATCTGCTCAAAACGCTCGATAATCAGCGGCATCACCGAAAGCTGTACACCAGCATGCAGAAGCATCAGCTGTGCACAACGCTGCCGGGCGTCAGCAGCGGGCTCGTCGTCCGAGGAAACGTCGTAAGGCAGGCCAATCTTTTCGAGCATGCCCGGGACTGCTTCCGCGAGGTGGTCAATCAGCTGGGATGTGGCCTCCGACCGCGCGTCGAGCTGCAGCGCCGCCGGCCAGTCCAACCACATCTCGCTTGCCGACGCCACCCGCGCCGCACGCCCCACCAGAGACGCCAGGGTCACCAGGGGGTGCTTATCGACGGTCTCCCGCGCCGCCGCAATTCCCTCTTCAGTGCCACCGGAAAGGTGATGAGCGAGGAGAGCACCGAGAAAACGGTCGATGCGTTCGACCTCGTCCATCGCCAGGCCTGACCACACAAATAGCGGCTCTACGTTCGCCTGCTGCGCGGAGTCCAGCAAACCTGGAATGCGGGCGGAGAGCTCATCCTCCGCGACCGCTAGCCACATCTGTACCGACATTGTGTTTTCTAGACGAACACCCTGGTGAACACTGTTCGCAGAAGTCATAGTGGGCTTGGTCGCTCCCCTTCTTGAAGAATGCGTAAAAGAATTTGGCGGAAAATAGGTTGAAAAAGGACGGCTTCGGATAACGACAGAGAGTTTAGGTCAAGAAGTCGTATTCCGGGGTTCCGGGAACCAGGCGGCGGCAGTCCAGCGGAGACTTCTCCATCCGCGCCATCAGAGAGTCCAGGTCAGATGCCCTGCGCAACTCAATGCCGACAAGCGCGGCACCAGTTTCGCGGTTGTTTCGCTTTAGGTATTCGAACTGCGAGATGTCGTCATCCGGGCCGAGGACATCATTGAGGAACATCCGCAGCTGACCGGGCTTCTGCGGGAAGTTGACCAGGAAGTAGTGCTTGAGGCCTCGGTAAACCAGGGAACGCTCCATGATCTCCGCGTACCGCAGGACGTCGTTATTGCCACCGGAGATGATGCAGACGACGACCTCGCCCGGCTCAAAGTCCAGCTGCTCCAGCGCTGCTACGGAGAGCGCACCAGCAGGCTCCGCGATGATGCCCTCGTTCTGGTAGAGGTCCAACAGCGATTCACAGACCGCACCCTCAGGGGCAATCATCGGGTGTACGCGGCCCCGATTGGCCTCGACAATGTGCCACGGCAGGTCGCCGAAGCGCGCGACGGCGGCACCGTCGACAAACGGGTCGGTCTGGGACAGCGTAATTGGCCCGTTGTTGTCCAGGGCCGACCGCATGCAGGCCGCACCCGCAGGTTCGACACCCATGACCTTGGTCTGCGGCGACATATCGGCCAAGTAGGAGGTGACGCCACTCAAAAGTCCGCCTCCGCCGACGGGAACGCAGACGGTATCCAGGGTCAAGCCTTTACCAGAGAGCTGTGCGATGATCTCCGCCGCCACCGTCCCCTGGCCGACGATGGTGTTGAAGGAGTCGAACGGCTCGACCATGGTCGCCCCGGTGCGCTGGGCATCGGCACGCGCGGCGGCGGCCGCCTCGTCGAAGGAATCGCCGGTGACCACGATTTCCACAGCTTCGCGGCCATGGTAGGCGATGCGGTCGCGCTTCTGCTTCGGGGTCGCGTTGGGGACGTAGATCCGCCCCTGGATTCCCAGCGTGCGACAGGCGTAGGCAACGCCCTGGGCGTGGTTTCCGGCCGAAGCCGCGACTACGCCCGCGGCACGTTCCGCGTCGGTCAGCTGCACCATGCCGTTGTATGCGCCGCGAATCTTGTAGGAGCGGACATCCTGTAGGTCTTCCCTCTTGAGGAAAATTTTTGCCCCGGTGGCCTCAGACAGGCGCGGGCTGTACTGCAGCGGGGTTGCAGCAATAACGGAGGAAATTCGTGCCTGCGCAATCTGAATATCGGCCGCATGTACGAGGCGACGTTCTGGCTGGGACGCAGGTACGGAATTCTCACTCATGGGGTAGCACTTTACTCGGTCGCAAAGATGGTTGCGACAAGCAGGCCACACAAAAGGGCCACCGTCCACCGAGCCCAGCCCGACGCTGGAAAATAGCCGACGCAGACTGGACTCTAGCCCAGGATGCTCGGGCCGATTGTCGCCTTGAGATCTCCGATGAGGCTGGCGCTGCGATCGACGCGCAAGTGCTCGCCGAGCACGAGGAGCGAGTCATTATCGCCGTCAACCAGTTTCAGGTAGACATCCGAATCACCCGGATTGTCCAGCAGCACAGACTTCAACTTCGCGATGTTCTCCGGCGTGCACTGGTCGGTGCGCATTGTCAGGCGCAGCGGCGCGCTTGTGTTTCCGTTGCGGCCGAGATCAGGCAACTTCAGGTCATCGCAGACGACGCTGAGGCGATCATCACGGTACTGAACGCGCGCCTTAACCAAAACAATTGCGTCTTCCGCGATGCTGGTCGCAATCATCGCGTAGGTACGGGCGAACGCCATCACCTCCACGCGGGCGCCGTTGTGATCTTCGATGCCGATAATCGCCCAGGGCTGGCCGTTCTTATTCACACGTCGGTCCACACTGGAGACGATGCCGCCAATAACCACCTCAGTATTGTTGGCGACTTCGCCACCGACAATCGTTGTCAGCGCGGTATTGGTCTGCGCTGCCAGGGACTCCTCGAATCCGTCGAGTGGGTGGCCGGAAACGTACAGACCCAGCATTTCGCGCTCGAGGGCCAGTTCGTGCTTGCGCTCCCAGTTTTCCTCCGGGACGCGGACCTCGAAGATGTTGTCCGCCTCTGCCTCTTCGTCCCCTCCGAAGCCTGCGAAGAGGTCAAACTGCCCCTTGTCCGCGGCCTTCTTAGTGGGCAGCACCGCATCAACCGCTTCCTCGTGGATGAGCGCGAGTCCCTTGCGCGGATGACCGAGCGAGTCGAACGCCCCGCCCTTGATTAGCGACTCGGTGATTCGCTTGTTACACGGCAGAGTGTCGATCTTGTCCAGGTAGTCCGAAAATGACTTAAACTTACCCTTTTCCTCCCTCGTCGCAACGATTGACGCTACGACATCGTGGCCGACGTTGCGAATCGCGCCGAGACCAAAGCGGATGTCGTCGCCCACCGGCTCGAAGTTCATACCGGACTCGTTAACATCCGGCGGCAGCACCTTAATGCCGAGGTGGCGGCAGTCCGACAGGTAAATGGCCAGCTTGTTCTTGTCATCAGCGACCGAAGTCAGAAGCGCCGCCATGTACTCGGCGGTGTAATTGGCCTTCAGGAATGCCGTCCAGTACGACACCAGGCCGTAGCCCGCGGCGTGTGATTTGTTAAACGCGTAGGACGCGAACGGCAGGATGATGTCCCACAGTTTCTGCACTGCGTCCTTCGAGTAGCCGTTGGAGAGCATACCGCCCTCGAAGTTGACGAACTCCTTGGCCAGTACCTCGGGCTTCTTCTTACCCATCGCCTTACGGAAGCCATCCGCCTGACCTGCCGTGTAGTTCGCCAGCTTCTGCGAGATCTTCATGATCTGCTCCTGGTACACGATTAGCCCGTGCGTTTCTTCCAGGATCTCCTTGAGCTCCTCATCGAGCTCCGGGTGGATGGCGTTATAAGGCTTGCGGCTGTTCTTAATATCCGCGTAGTCGAAGTGCGCGTTAACGCCCATCGGTCCCGGTCGATACAGCGCCAAGGACGCGACGATATCTTCGAAGCCCGTCGGCTGCATGCGCTTGAGCAGCTCGCGCATACCGCCACCATCGAGCTGGAACACGCCGAGAGTATCGCCGCGGGAGAGCAGCTCGTAGACCTTTTCGTTGTCTGTCTGCAACTCATCGAGGAGGATGGTCTCGCCCCTGTTCGCCTTGATGTGCTCGATGCAGTCACCGATGACGGTGAGGTTGCGCAGGCCCAGGAAGTCCATCTTCAGCAGGCCGATGGCCTCACACGCCGGGTAGTCCCAGCCTGTGATAATCGCGCCGTCAGCCTGGCGCTTCCACATTGGGATGTGGTCCATCAGCGGGACCGACGCCATGACCACCGCACACGCATGCACGCCCGTCTGCCTGACGACGCCCTCAAGGCCACGGGCTGTTTCGTAGATGCGGGCGACATCGGGATCGGTCTCGATGAGCTGGCGAACCTCCGCGGCCTCGCCGTAGCGAGGATGCTCCGGGTCGACAATGCCGCCGAGCGGAATATCCTTCGCCATAATTGCCGGCGGCAAGGCCTTGGTGATGCGATCGGCAATCTGATAGCCGGGCTGTCCGAACTGCACACGAGCGGAGTCTTTCAGCGCCTGCTTCGTTTTGACCGTACCGAAGGTGACCACCTGGGCAACCTTGTCTTCGCCCCAGCGGTTGGCAGCGTATCGAATCATTTCATCGCGGCGACGATCGTCGAAGTCGATATCAATATCGGGCGCGGACGGACGCTCCGGGTTGAGGAAGCGCTCGAAGAGCAGACCATGTTCAATCGGGTCGATGTTGGTAATCCAGGTGGCGTATGCAACCAGGGAGCCCGCCGCCGAACCACGGCCGGGACCGACCTTGATACCCACCTCGCGGGCGTGCTTAATCAGCTCGGCGACGATGAGGAAGTACGAAGGGTAGCCCTTGCCGTCAATAACATCAATCTCGTACTCGGCGCGCTTGATGTACTCCTCCGGAACCTCAGAGCCTTCGAAGCGCTTGCGCAGTCCCTCCATAACATTGTGATGCAACCACGTCGTCGGTGTCTCCCCCTCCGGCACATCGGCCTTCGGCATGCGGTCATGAGGGTGCTCCTCCCACAGTTCGTCGTAAGACTCGACGCGTTCGGCAATAAGCAGCGTGTTATCGCAGGCGTCTGGGACCAGGTGATCCCAGGTGGCGCGCATCTCGTCTGCGGACTTAATAAAGTAGCCGTCTCCGTCGAATTTGAAACGGTCCGGGTCATGCAAGGTCTTGCCCGTCTGAACACACAGCATGGCCTCGTGCGCCTTCGCCTGATCCCGGGTGACGTAGTGACAGTCATTCGTCACAACCGGCGGGAGATTCAGCTTGCGACCGATTTCGAGCAGCTCACTGCGCACGCGAGTCTCAATGTCCAAGCCGTGGTCCATCAGCTCAAGGAAGTAATTTTCCTTGCCATAAATGTCCTGCCACATGCCCGCGGCCCGTAGTGCCTCATCAAACTGCCCAAGGCGCAGGCGCGTCTGCACATCTCCCGAGGGACATCCCGTGGTCGCAATGATTCCCTCGGCGCGCTCCGCGATCAGCTCCGCATCCATACGTGGATACTTACTGATTTGCCCCTCATACGACGCCATCGACGACAGGTAGAAGAGGTTGCGCAGCCCCTGCGCGTTACGCGCAATCATCGTCTGATGCAGGTAGGAGCCTCGACCCGAGACATCGTCCCGCTTCTGGTGCGGCTCACCCCATTGAATGCGGTTCTTATTAAATCGGCTTTCTGGCGCAAGATACGCCTCGATGCCGATAATTGGCTTGATTCCCTTCGACTTCATCTGCCGATAAAAGGCGTTGGATCCGAACATGTTGCCATGATCGGTCACACCTACAGCCGGCATTCCCTGCCGGGACACCTCATCCGCGAGAAGGTCAATTTTCGCCATCCCGTCCAGCATCGAGTACTCGGTGTGGTTGTGAAGGTGTACGAATGAGGAGTTAGCCATGAGTCCAGATTCTAGACAATCGCCCGGACCGGACAAGCGCCTCACTACCGAACAGGTGCGACGCTCTCTCCTCCCCACCGAGGCAACCGAGGCGAGATCCAAGATCGCATAGCATCGCCGACCTGGGGCACGACGCCTCGCCTGGACAGATATACCTAGAAAACTATCCGCCAAGACGTGTTAAACATCACTCGCCTT is a window of Corynebacterium lactis RW2-5 DNA encoding:
- the ilvA gene encoding threonine ammonia-lyase IlvA gives rise to the protein MSENSVPASQPERRLVHAADIQIAQARISSVIAATPLQYSPRLSEATGAKIFLKREDLQDVRSYKIRGAYNGMVQLTDAERAAGVVAASAGNHAQGVAYACRTLGIQGRIYVPNATPKQKRDRIAYHGREAVEIVVTGDSFDEAAAAARADAQRTGATMVEPFDSFNTIVGQGTVAAEIIAQLSGKGLTLDTVCVPVGGGGLLSGVTSYLADMSPQTKVMGVEPAGAACMRSALDNNGPITLSQTDPFVDGAAVARFGDLPWHIVEANRGRVHPMIAPEGAVCESLLDLYQNEGIIAEPAGALSVAALEQLDFEPGEVVVCIISGGNNDVLRYAEIMERSLVYRGLKHYFLVNFPQKPGQLRMFLNDVLGPDDDISQFEYLKRNNRETGAALVGIELRRASDLDSLMARMEKSPLDCRRLVPGTPEYDFLT
- the dnaE gene encoding DNA polymerase III subunit alpha, yielding MANSSFVHLHNHTEYSMLDGMAKIDLLADEVSRQGMPAVGVTDHGNMFGSNAFYRQMKSKGIKPIIGIEAYLAPESRFNKNRIQWGEPHQKRDDVSGRGSYLHQTMIARNAQGLRNLFYLSSMASYEGQISKYPRMDAELIAERAEGIIATTGCPSGDVQTRLRLGQFDEALRAAGMWQDIYGKENYFLELMDHGLDIETRVRSELLEIGRKLNLPPVVTNDCHYVTRDQAKAHEAMLCVQTGKTLHDPDRFKFDGDGYFIKSADEMRATWDHLVPDACDNTLLIAERVESYDELWEEHPHDRMPKADVPEGETPTTWLHHNVMEGLRKRFEGSEVPEEYIKRAEYEIDVIDGKGYPSYFLIVAELIKHAREVGIKVGPGRGSAAGSLVAYATWITNIDPIEHGLLFERFLNPERPSAPDIDIDFDDRRRDEMIRYAANRWGEDKVAQVVTFGTVKTKQALKDSARVQFGQPGYQIADRITKALPPAIMAKDIPLGGIVDPEHPRYGEAAEVRQLIETDPDVARIYETARGLEGVVRQTGVHACAVVMASVPLMDHIPMWKRQADGAIITGWDYPACEAIGLLKMDFLGLRNLTVIGDCIEHIKANRGETILLDELQTDNEKVYELLSRGDTLGVFQLDGGGMRELLKRMQPTGFEDIVASLALYRPGPMGVNAHFDYADIKNSRKPYNAIHPELDEELKEILEETHGLIVYQEQIMKISQKLANYTAGQADGFRKAMGKKKPEVLAKEFVNFEGGMLSNGYSKDAVQKLWDIILPFASYAFNKSHAAGYGLVSYWTAFLKANYTAEYMAALLTSVADDKNKLAIYLSDCRHLGIKVLPPDVNESGMNFEPVGDDIRFGLGAIRNVGHDVVASIVATREEKGKFKSFSDYLDKIDTLPCNKRITESLIKGGAFDSLGHPRKGLALIHEEAVDAVLPTKKAADKGQFDLFAGFGGDEEAEADNIFEVRVPEENWERKHELALEREMLGLYVSGHPLDGFEESLAAQTNTALTTIVGGEVANNTEVVIGGIVSSVDRRVNKNGQPWAIIGIEDHNGARVEVMAFARTYAMIATSIAEDAIVLVKARVQYRDDRLSVVCDDLKLPDLGRNGNTSAPLRLTMRTDQCTPENIAKLKSVLLDNPGDSDVYLKLVDGDNDSLLVLGEHLRVDRSASLIGDLKATIGPSILG